A portion of the Deltaproteobacteria bacterium genome contains these proteins:
- the thrC gene encoding threonine synthase, with amino-acid sequence MKFLSTRGKSPQVTLTDALLRGLAPDGGLYVPAFLPKLDFAQDPDLKADSTRSKFARAVMAPFFDEEPELLEKLEAICQDALNFPTPIRRLDSKTSVLELFHGPTLAFKDVGARFLAHTLAHMNVDRAGRKLTKTVLVATSGDTGSAVASAFFKREGFQVVILFPKGRISARQEKQLTFWGENVRAFAVHGDFDACQKLAKDAIADFELQSKHSFISANSISLGRLLPQMIYHARASVEYASQTGAKPILIIPSGNLGNGVAAMWAKSLGAPIGKVVLSTNANRSLTSFLASKEWKPFATVATLANAMDVGAPSNIERLRSLFPNHNQLIENVDSESVSDKEISQVIKDQTYGEVWCPHTATAVHVRNLDKFKELDAIICATAHPAKFESVVEPLLGRTVPIPASLSQMLDHGHRAVDLEPSLSAFRSAIRE; translated from the coding sequence ATGAAGTTTCTTAGTACTCGCGGCAAGAGCCCCCAAGTCACACTGACAGATGCGCTTTTGAGAGGCCTTGCACCCGACGGTGGCCTCTATGTTCCTGCCTTCTTACCAAAGCTGGATTTCGCACAGGACCCGGACTTAAAGGCCGACTCTACTCGCTCAAAATTTGCACGCGCAGTCATGGCGCCGTTTTTCGATGAAGAACCAGAACTTCTAGAAAAGCTAGAGGCGATCTGTCAGGATGCCTTGAACTTCCCCACCCCCATTCGACGGCTGGATTCAAAAACGTCTGTGCTCGAACTTTTTCATGGTCCGACTCTGGCGTTCAAAGATGTTGGAGCACGTTTTCTTGCACACACCCTCGCTCACATGAATGTTGATCGTGCTGGAAGAAAGCTCACGAAAACTGTTCTTGTTGCGACTTCCGGGGACACAGGCAGTGCGGTCGCATCAGCATTTTTTAAACGTGAAGGTTTTCAAGTCGTGATCCTCTTCCCGAAGGGGCGAATTTCCGCTCGGCAGGAAAAGCAGCTGACTTTTTGGGGCGAGAATGTTCGAGCGTTTGCGGTGCATGGCGATTTCGACGCTTGCCAGAAACTTGCGAAGGACGCAATTGCCGACTTTGAACTGCAATCCAAACATAGTTTTATTTCAGCAAACAGCATCAGCCTAGGCCGCCTGCTTCCACAAATGATTTACCACGCACGAGCTAGTGTTGAGTACGCCTCTCAGACCGGCGCGAAACCAATTTTGATTATACCTTCAGGAAATCTTGGTAACGGCGTTGCTGCAATGTGGGCAAAATCGCTAGGCGCACCCATTGGCAAAGTTGTTCTTTCGACCAATGCCAATCGTTCACTCACAAGTTTCCTTGCATCGAAAGAATGGAAACCATTTGCGACCGTTGCGACGCTGGCGAATGCGATGGATGTAGGCGCACCAAGCAATATCGAACGCCTTCGGTCGCTCTTTCCAAATCATAACCAGCTTATAGAAAATGTGGATTCGGAATCCGTCAGCGACAAAGAAATTTCTCAAGTCATCAAAGATCAAACGTACGGGGAAGTCTGGTGTCCGCATACTGCTACTGCGGTTCATGTCCGAAACCTCGATAAATTTAAAGAACTAGATGCGATCATTTGTGCTACCGCTCATCCCGCCAAATTTGAGTCCGTCGTCGAGCCGTTGCTTGGAAGGACCGTGCCGATCCCGGCCTCCCTCAGTCAAATGCTCGATCACGGCCACCGGGCCGTGGACCTCGAGCCTTCGCTTTCCGCCTTCCGCAGCGCTATTCGAGAATAG
- the thrA gene encoding bifunctional aspartate kinase/homoserine dehydrogenase I: MKFSENLPTKWTVHKFGGTSLANADRYRSAANIILESRGASTSVAAAGATAVVVSAMSKVTDALIELTALAAKRDESYLLKLDALLLKHTETATSLLSPDSAAALCQVFKKDFESLKEILRGLWHVQSASETVVEFISGHGEIWSAQMLNAHLVDRSHQSQWLDARKTLVVERGETAVVVNWETSQKKMNLFLRGSPSNLLVITGFIASSEDGSPTTLKRNGSDFSAAIFGKLLKAESIVIWTDVDGVLSADPRLVPEAVVLEDLSYRETVELAYFGAKVVHPSTMAPAIEDQIPIWIKNTFKPEKPGTKIHSRSFSKAPVKGFATVENISVLNLEGTGMMGVPGVAQRLFGALKDVGISVIMISQASSEHSICFAVPGLQAESALKAATNAFHSEIHHGLIQNVTCENQCSILAAVGDNMVNQPGIAGRFLGALGQAGVNIRAIAQGASERNISVVISGSESTRALRAVHASFFLSDHTLSIGILGAGGIGGTLLEQLQSKKTELKDRFKIDLRIRGISNSKLMCLSEQSINLSHWKSDLANSAQKFQSEKFENHILAPHIPHAVIIDCTASDAVADNYAHWLKRGIHIITPNKKAGSGPLKRFDELQTVLHSSRGRLFYETTVGAGLPIINTLRELVRTGDEVHSIEGILSGTLSYIFNSFSDTRPFSEVVLEAKAKGYTEPDPRDDLSGVDFARKLVILARESGLSLELKDVEIEALLPLELQKVSVEDFLARLPSLDSKMSALAAEAKASGEKLRYVGRISRNKDGTGSAIISLKRFPLTHPFAQTQSTDNIVAYTTRRYANQPLVVQGPGAGPDVTAAGVFADLLRLCSHLGASV, encoded by the coding sequence GTGAAGTTTTCAGAAAATTTGCCGACGAAATGGACCGTTCATAAATTTGGTGGAACAAGTCTGGCGAATGCTGACCGCTATCGCTCTGCCGCGAATATCATTCTAGAAAGCCGAGGTGCCTCTACATCAGTAGCGGCTGCCGGCGCAACGGCAGTTGTCGTATCGGCCATGTCAAAAGTAACCGATGCGCTGATTGAACTTACCGCTCTTGCTGCAAAACGAGACGAATCCTATTTATTGAAACTTGATGCGCTGTTGTTGAAGCACACAGAGACCGCTACGTCGCTCCTTTCGCCAGATTCGGCGGCCGCGCTTTGCCAGGTATTCAAAAAAGATTTCGAAAGCTTGAAGGAAATCCTTCGTGGGCTATGGCACGTGCAAAGTGCCTCGGAAACCGTCGTCGAATTTATTTCGGGTCACGGTGAAATCTGGTCCGCGCAAATGCTGAACGCACATCTCGTTGATCGCAGTCATCAAAGCCAGTGGCTCGACGCAAGAAAAACATTGGTCGTCGAACGCGGCGAGACTGCAGTAGTTGTTAACTGGGAGACCTCACAAAAGAAAATGAACTTGTTTCTTCGAGGCTCCCCATCAAACCTCCTGGTTATCACGGGCTTCATCGCCTCGTCAGAAGATGGAAGCCCAACAACCCTCAAACGAAATGGAAGCGATTTTTCAGCGGCCATTTTTGGCAAGCTTCTGAAGGCAGAGTCCATCGTCATTTGGACCGATGTCGATGGCGTGCTGAGTGCCGATCCACGACTTGTGCCAGAAGCGGTTGTCTTGGAAGACCTCTCCTATCGCGAAACTGTCGAACTCGCTTATTTTGGTGCGAAAGTCGTACACCCCAGCACCATGGCACCTGCCATCGAAGATCAAATCCCCATTTGGATTAAGAACACTTTTAAGCCCGAAAAACCGGGAACTAAAATCCACTCGCGCTCTTTCTCGAAAGCACCCGTCAAAGGATTCGCGACAGTCGAAAACATTTCGGTTCTTAATCTCGAGGGCACAGGAATGATGGGAGTGCCGGGTGTTGCACAAAGACTTTTCGGCGCCCTCAAGGACGTCGGCATCTCGGTCATTATGATTTCCCAGGCAAGTTCTGAACATTCGATATGTTTTGCCGTACCAGGACTCCAAGCAGAATCCGCACTGAAGGCAGCCACGAACGCTTTTCATTCTGAGATTCATCATGGCCTCATTCAAAACGTCACTTGTGAAAATCAATGCAGCATCCTGGCAGCTGTCGGCGACAATATGGTCAATCAGCCGGGAATTGCCGGAAGATTTCTGGGCGCACTCGGCCAAGCCGGCGTCAATATTCGCGCCATTGCACAGGGCGCGTCGGAAAGAAACATCTCAGTCGTTATTTCCGGATCGGAATCGACACGCGCATTGAGAGCTGTTCACGCAAGCTTTTTTCTTTCTGATCACACTCTTTCAATTGGGATTCTAGGCGCAGGAGGAATCGGCGGTACGCTGCTTGAACAGCTTCAGTCGAAAAAGACAGAACTAAAAGATCGCTTCAAGATCGATCTTCGCATTCGCGGAATATCGAATTCAAAACTCATGTGCCTAAGTGAACAGTCTATCAATTTGTCACACTGGAAATCGGATCTTGCAAATTCGGCCCAGAAATTTCAAAGCGAAAAGTTTGAAAACCATATTCTAGCTCCACATATCCCTCACGCTGTGATCATTGATTGTACAGCAAGCGATGCCGTCGCGGACAACTATGCCCATTGGCTGAAGCGCGGAATTCATATTATTACACCTAACAAAAAGGCCGGCAGTGGCCCTCTTAAACGCTTTGATGAATTACAAACCGTTTTGCACTCTAGCCGAGGTCGACTATTTTATGAAACTACTGTGGGTGCGGGCCTTCCGATTATCAACACTCTTAGGGAACTTGTGCGAACAGGCGACGAAGTGCATTCCATAGAAGGAATTCTGTCCGGCACGCTGTCTTACATATTTAACTCGTTTTCGGATACCAGACCATTTTCGGAAGTCGTGCTTGAGGCAAAGGCAAAAGGCTATACGGAACCTGATCCGCGCGATGATTTGTCCGGTGTGGATTTCGCCCGAAAGCTTGTGATTTTGGCTCGAGAGTCCGGTTTGTCGTTAGAACTTAAAGACGTTGAAATCGAAGCGCTTCTTCCGCTTGAATTGCAAAAAGTCTCGGTGGAAGACTTCCTGGCAAGACTTCCTAGTCTCGATAGCAAAATGTCGGCACTTGCCGCCGAGGCAAAAGCAAGTGGCGAGAAACTTCGTTACGTCGGTCGCATTTCGCGCAACAAAGACGGGACTGGAAGTGCGATAATTTCTCTGAAACGTTTCCCGCTCACCCACCCATTTGCTCAAACTCAATCGACCGACAACATCGTGGCCTACACCACTCGCCGCTACGCCAATCAGCCACTCGTCGTCCAGGGTCCCGGCGCTGGGCCCGACGTAACAGCCGCAGGTGTTTTCGCCGATTTACTGCGGCTTTGCTCTCACCTAGGAGCATCAGTATGA
- a CDS encoding HlyC/CorC family transporter — MTEVIVVVVCLMLNAVFAAVEMAFVAVGKPELRQRAKRGDPRAKSLLDMRENPEKALSVIQIGISLVGAISAAVSGAGAEESLSPFFESYFGVSEEWAEALAIASVVLPLTYISVVIGELVPKSIALKYPNKVLNFGAFVLKLGISLFGPVVTLLEKSTKFVMKVFFPRVVVPEVLDAENSSQVDLSELSNVHRQYILNLAQIEKKRIKDILLPWENVDWISKSAAFEEVAVKVVKCGHTRIPVLDSEQRVVGILHSKEFLAYASGGSNDWHSILRETVNVRHSDDLLGTLRRLQESKKHMGIVFDGSHILGVVTIEDILEEIIGDIFDEDDDGLVRKLLANRIATARPT, encoded by the coding sequence ATGACTGAAGTAATTGTTGTCGTTGTTTGTCTCATGTTGAACGCTGTTTTTGCAGCCGTCGAAATGGCATTCGTAGCAGTCGGAAAGCCGGAACTTCGTCAGCGTGCGAAACGGGGCGACCCACGCGCAAAGTCGCTTCTCGACATGCGTGAGAATCCGGAAAAAGCACTGTCAGTTATCCAGATCGGCATCTCTCTTGTCGGGGCGATTTCTGCGGCAGTGAGCGGCGCAGGCGCAGAAGAGTCGCTTTCACCATTTTTTGAATCCTATTTTGGGGTTTCTGAGGAATGGGCAGAGGCGCTAGCTATTGCGAGTGTCGTCTTGCCGCTGACCTATATCAGTGTCGTAATCGGTGAACTAGTGCCCAAATCGATAGCTCTAAAATACCCGAACAAAGTATTAAATTTTGGCGCTTTTGTATTGAAGCTAGGAATTTCGCTTTTTGGTCCAGTTGTCACACTGCTCGAAAAGTCTACCAAGTTTGTTATGAAAGTCTTCTTTCCACGGGTCGTTGTGCCTGAAGTTCTGGACGCTGAAAACAGTAGCCAAGTGGATCTCAGTGAACTTTCGAACGTTCATCGCCAATATATTTTGAATCTCGCACAGATTGAAAAAAAACGTATCAAGGACATCCTACTTCCTTGGGAAAATGTAGATTGGATTTCGAAGTCTGCTGCATTTGAAGAAGTGGCGGTCAAGGTGGTCAAATGTGGCCACACGCGGATTCCTGTTCTCGATTCTGAACAGCGTGTTGTTGGAATTTTGCACTCGAAGGAATTTCTCGCGTACGCGTCCGGTGGAAGTAACGATTGGCATTCCATACTGCGCGAAACGGTGAACGTTCGGCACAGTGATGATCTGCTGGGAACTTTGCGACGACTGCAAGAATCTAAAAAGCACATGGGAATCGTTTTTGACGGGTCCCACATATTGGGCGTAGTAACGATCGAAGACATTCTCGAGGAGATCATCGGAGATATCTTCGATGAGGACGATGACGGTCTAGTAAGAAAACTTTTAGCCAATCGTATCGCTACGGCGCGCCCCACATAG
- a CDS encoding homoserine kinase, whose amino-acid sequence MISAARKSASAFAPASVANVAVGFDLLGFAVDIAGDTAHVEVTEDGSISVGTVSGLMTALPMDPEKNTATAGLVQLKKNLGLEFGFRVSVKKGIPLGSGLGGSAASSVAALVAANSLLSQPLDHSELIQYALIGEYAASGSYHADNVAPSMYGGMTMATLSYGGHVASRGPSAHVAPRVTVSQLPVPKNLWCVLLHPQIEIETKMARGILKKEIHFSDHLQQSTHLASFLIGLFTENYSLLRANTRDLIVEPQRRHLIPSFDKIQTAALSNDAICCTISGAGPTVFAWAESESDAKQIESAMMHVAQATNLTARSWYLKVPCAGARVC is encoded by the coding sequence ATGATTTCGGCCGCAAGAAAATCGGCGTCAGCTTTTGCGCCTGCAAGTGTCGCAAACGTCGCCGTTGGGTTCGATCTGCTTGGCTTCGCAGTAGACATTGCTGGGGACACGGCCCACGTCGAAGTTACTGAAGATGGATCGATAAGTGTCGGCACGGTCTCGGGATTGATGACTGCGCTCCCCATGGATCCAGAAAAAAACACCGCGACCGCGGGTCTTGTTCAATTAAAAAAGAATCTTGGTCTTGAATTCGGCTTTCGTGTTTCGGTTAAAAAAGGAATCCCTTTGGGATCAGGCCTTGGGGGATCTGCGGCATCGAGCGTCGCCGCTTTAGTTGCTGCCAATTCCCTACTCTCACAGCCACTTGATCACTCCGAACTGATTCAGTACGCATTGATCGGCGAGTACGCTGCCAGCGGCTCCTATCACGCCGACAATGTTGCGCCTTCTATGTATGGCGGAATGACTATGGCAACGTTATCCTATGGTGGGCATGTTGCGTCCCGGGGTCCTAGCGCGCATGTAGCACCACGTGTGACCGTCAGCCAGTTACCGGTGCCTAAAAATCTTTGGTGCGTATTGCTACATCCGCAAATTGAAATTGAAACGAAAATGGCTCGCGGTATTTTAAAAAAAGAAATTCACTTTTCGGACCATCTGCAGCAGTCGACACACCTCGCTTCGTTTCTGATCGGACTTTTCACAGAGAACTACTCGTTGTTAAGGGCAAACACGAGAGATCTAATTGTCGAGCCGCAACGCCGACATTTGATTCCGTCATTTGACAAGATTCAGACAGCTGCACTTTCAAACGATGCCATCTGCTGCACAATCTCCGGGGCAGGGCCAACGGTATTTGCTTGGGCTGAAAGTGAATCAGATGCAAAGCAGATAGAGTCTGCTATGATGCACGTGGCGCAAGCCACAAACCTCACAGCGCGAAGCTGGTATTTGAAGGTCCCCTGCGCCGGAGCACGGGTCTGCTAA
- a CDS encoding copper-binding protein encodes MFSVLFLDAAAFAETYNVDSQSVLYATAQSLAAPAGYPLVNGEVRKVDLSAQKITIRHEEIPNLDMPPMTMVFKVVSVELLDKVAAGSKIRFAADSINEQMTVLWLEVL; translated from the coding sequence ATGTTTTCAGTTCTCTTTTTGGACGCCGCTGCATTCGCCGAAACTTACAACGTGGACAGCCAATCGGTTCTCTATGCGACGGCGCAGTCGCTCGCCGCTCCAGCCGGATATCCCCTTGTGAATGGAGAGGTCCGGAAAGTCGATCTCTCGGCTCAAAAGATCACGATCCGTCATGAAGAGATCCCCAATCTCGATATGCCTCCTATGACGATGGTTTTTAAGGTTGTAAGCGTAGAATTGCTCGATAAAGTCGCCGCAGGCTCGAAGATTCGTTTCGCCGCCGACAGTATTAACGAGCAGATGACGGTACTTTGGCTTGAAGTACTTTAA
- a CDS encoding class I SAM-dependent methyltransferase, whose protein sequence is MSELNGKLDQFMDAGLKAVSRSRSIFYTSQGLILPLIDMLVHQRRPRLPTDDPKLFQIARKSLHDLLEADVARIRNGVYPVDVLRFESPIKHFLRIPVLFREGVKAALRKRGRKSQVFGENAKDLLSDVPEYYRRNFHFQPDGYLSDLSADLYEHQVEVLFAGAADSMRRLIIEPMKNHFAKLGASSDGEGLHFLEVGAGTGRATLFTRLAFPKAKIAVVDLSGPYLKRAQYALKSFPRHDFLEAPAENLPFGPKHFDAVYSVFLFHELPMEVRRAVLSEGHRVLKAGGFYGLVDSLQRGDVTEFDDALEQFPVEYHEPFYRNYIQNQMSNLLIEAGFKIEEQGTGFFSKFVAAKKQE, encoded by the coding sequence ATGAGCGAACTCAACGGAAAACTAGATCAGTTTATGGATGCGGGTTTAAAGGCGGTGTCGCGCTCGCGTTCGATTTTTTATACTAGCCAGGGATTGATTTTACCCTTGATCGATATGCTGGTCCACCAGCGCCGTCCAAGGCTTCCGACAGACGATCCCAAACTTTTTCAGATTGCACGTAAATCGCTTCATGATCTTCTAGAAGCAGACGTCGCAAGAATTCGGAATGGAGTTTACCCGGTTGATGTTCTGCGATTTGAATCTCCGATAAAACATTTTTTGAGAATTCCGGTGTTGTTCCGGGAAGGTGTAAAGGCGGCGCTTAGAAAACGCGGGAGGAAGTCCCAAGTCTTCGGCGAGAATGCGAAAGACCTACTCAGTGATGTGCCTGAATACTACCGCAGAAATTTCCACTTTCAACCGGACGGATATCTTTCGGACCTTTCGGCCGATCTCTACGAGCATCAGGTGGAAGTGTTATTTGCGGGCGCAGCCGACTCTATGCGCAGATTGATCATCGAGCCGATGAAGAACCATTTCGCGAAGCTAGGTGCAAGCTCAGACGGCGAAGGATTGCACTTTCTTGAAGTTGGCGCGGGAACCGGAAGGGCCACGCTATTTACGCGTTTGGCATTTCCCAAAGCTAAAATCGCCGTTGTCGATCTCAGTGGTCCGTATTTGAAGCGGGCTCAATATGCTCTAAAGAGTTTTCCTCGACATGATTTTCTTGAGGCTCCAGCCGAAAATTTGCCCTTCGGCCCAAAGCATTTTGACGCCGTTTATTCGGTGTTCCTTTTTCACGAGCTCCCAATGGAGGTTCGCCGAGCAGTTTTGTCGGAAGGTCATAGAGTATTAAAGGCGGGCGGCTTTTATGGTCTCGTCGACAGTTTGCAGCGGGGTGATGTAACTGAATTCGACGACGCTCTCGAGCAGTTCCCGGTAGAGTACCATGAGCCATTTTATCGAAACTATATCCAGAATCAAATGTCGAATCTTCTGATCGAAGCAGGGTTCAAGATCGAAGAGCAAGGCACCGGTTTCTTTTCAAAGTTTGTGGCGGCTAAGAAGCAAGAATAA